A stretch of DNA from Oharaeibacter diazotrophicus:
GACCTCGGCGGCCGCCTGACCCGGACCCGTCGTGGCGAGGGCGGCCGCGAGCAGGGCGTCGACGTCGTCGACGGCGGCGACGCGCTCGGGCGGCGGGCCGGCGACGAGCACGATCTCGCCGCGCGGCGGATCGGCGAGCGCGCCGGCGGCGAGGTCGCCGAGGGTGCCGCGGCGGACCTCCTCGAATCGCTTGGTGAGTTCGCGGGCGAGCGCCCCCGGCCGGTCGGCGCCCAGCACGGCGGCCATGTCGGCGAGCGCCTCGGCGGCCCGGTGCGGCGCCTCGTAGAGCACCAGCGTCGTCGGCACGTCGGCGAAGGCGGCGAGGCGGGCGCGGCGGCCGGCGGTCTTCGGCGGCAGGAAGCCGAGGAAGGTGAAGGCGTCGGTGGGCAGGCCCGCCGCGACCAGGGCGGCGAGGATCGCCGACGCACCCGGCACCGGCACCACCTTGATCCCTTCGGCGAGCGCCTCCTCGACCAGCTTGTAGCCGGGATCGGAGACGAGGGGCGTGCCGGCGTCGGAGATCAGCGCCACGCTCATGCCGCCGCGCAGCATCGCGAGCAGGCGCGGGCGCTCGCGCGCGGCGTTGTGGTCGTGGTAGGGCGCCAGCGGCCGGGCGATGCCGTAGCGGTCGAGGAGCGTGCGGCTGACCCTCGTGTCCTCGCAGACCACGACGTCGGCGGCGGCGAGCACCTCGAGGGCGCGCAGCGAGACGTCGCCGAGATTGCCTATCGGCGTCGCCACCGGATAGAGGCCGGCCTCGATCGGCCGGGCGCGGAAGCCGTGGCCGTCGATCGCGTAGGTGAAGGTCGCCGCCGAGGGCGCGTTGGGGTCGGCCATCGCCGTCATCCCTGGGACTGTGCGTTCTTTCGTCGAGCCAAAGGCCCGAAGCCGGCGGCATTGTCGAGGATATTCTTGCCAGGGGCCCGGTTTTCCTTTGAAATGAGGGTTACTGAATGTGCCGCGGCGGCGGACGGCGACGGAAGGTGTTCCATGTCCGAGTACGAGCGTGCCGCGGGCTCCCGCCCGGCGGCGACCGGTAGGCTGACCCGACGTTCTGTCCTGACCCTGTTCGGCGGCACGGCGATGCTCGCCGGCTGTTCGCCGACCACCGGCCCGTCCGGACCGTCCGTGGGAGGCGGTCAGCTGCTGCCCGCACCCGTGACGCCGACCGCCCCGACCGGCGAGGTGATCGGGTCGGGCTCGGTGCGCGTCGCGCTGCTGCTGCCGAAGTCCGCCGGCGGCAACGGCGCCGCGGTGGCGGCCACGATGCGAAACGCCGCCCAACTGGCGCTGTCGGACTTCGTCGGCAACGACGTCACGCTGATGGTCAAGGACACCGGCGGCACGCCGGAGGGCGCCGCCCGCGCCGCGACCGCCGCGGTGGCCGAGCGCGCGGAGCTCATCCTCGGCCCGCTGTTCGCGGCGGAGGTCAAGGCGGTGGCGCCGGTGGCGCTCGGCGCCAACGTGCCGGTGATCTCGTTCTCGTCGGATCCGTCGGCGGCGTCGTCCGGCGTCTACGTCATGGGCTTCATGGTCGACGACCAGGTCCGGCAGGTGGTGTCCTACGCCGCCTCGCAGGGGCGCCGCTCGCTGGCGGCGATCGTCTCCGACGGCGCCTACGGCACGCTGGCCGAAGCGGCGCTCAGGGAATCGGCCGCGCGCTCCGGTGCGCGCATCATCCAGGTCGAGCGCGCCGCCGCCGGCAACGTCGCGGCCGCCGCGGCGGCGGTTGCGGCCAACGCGGTGCAGCTCGACGCGCTGTTCGTGCCCGACGGGCCCGGCTTCGCGCCGGCGGTGGCCGACGCGCTGAAGGGCAACGGCGTCGACCTTTCCCGCGTCAAGCTGCTCGGCACCGGCGTGTGGAACGACCCCGCGGTCTATTCGAGCCCGTCGCTCGCCGGCGGCTGGTTCCCGGTGCCGGACCTCTCCGGCTACCAGTCCTTCGCCGGGCGCTATCGCGCAAGCTTCGGCGGGGAGCCGCAGCAGGTGACCTCCCTCGCTTACGACGCCGTGGTGCTCGCCGCCGGGCTCGTCAAGGCGGCCGGCGCCCAGCGCTTCCAGCGCAACGTGCTGACCAACCCGGACGGCTTCCTCTCCGCCGTCAACGGCCTGTTCCGCTTCAACGCCGACGGCACCAACGACCGCGGCCTCGCGATCTACGAGGCGACGGCCGGCGGGCCGAAGCTGCTGCAGCCGGCGCCGCGTTCCTTCGCAGGGGCTTGAGCGAGGACGCACGGCGCACCCGAAGGGGTGCGCCGTGGCGAAGGCCTCAGGGCTTGGCTTCGGCGACGAAGGCGGCGGTGAAGCGGCCGACGTAGACGTCGGCGACGTTCTTGACCTTGTCGCGGCCAGAGAGCTGCGCGGTCGTCGAGATGGCGAAGCCGCGCCCGCCCGGGGTGAACTCCGCTTCGAAGACGGCACCGAATCGCCGGAGCATCGGCGTGCCGTCCGGCCGTGTCAGGCACCAGATCGCGGCGGAGGCGAGATCCTTGACGAAGACGTTGCGCGAGCCTCCGCAGCCCTCGACCAGATCGGGCGCGTCGCTGATGAACATCACCAGACGCCCGCTCGGCGAGAACGACGGCGAATAGCTGTCGCCCCAGCCGGCGGTGCCGGCGGAGTCGGCCGAGACCAGCGTCAGCGCCCCCGTGACGAGATCCTTGACGTGGATCTGCCGGACGAAGGACGAGTCCCGGCCGACCGTGAAGGCGACCTTGCGGCCGTCGCGCGACAGGGCCGGCAGCACGCTGTCGCCGGGGAACTGCACGCCCTTCGCGTCCTGCGAGACCCGGGTGATCGCGCCGGTGACCAGATCCTTGTGGAAGATGTCCCAATGGTCGCCATTGGCGTCGGGCGCGACGAGGTTGGTCGCTCGCGAGACGAAAACGACCGCGCGGCCATCGGCACGGAGTTGCGGGCGCTCGCTGTAGCCGTCGCCGGCGATGCCGCCGGCGGTGGTCGATACCAGTCGGGTGCGCCCGGCGGTGACGTCGCGCAAGTAGATCTGGGGGGTGGCGGCGGGTGCCGGCTTCACGAGGTTGGTGGCGAAGGACTCGAAGGCGATCCGCGACCCGTCGCGCGAGATCGACGGCGTGCCGGACGACGCGTTTCCGGCGGCACCGGTGTTCGACACCGACACGCGCAGGATCGAACCGGTGGCGAGGTCCTTGCGGTAGATGCTGGTGAAGGCCTTCGTCGCCTGCGGCACGAGGTTGGTGGCGGCGCTGTCGAACACGGCGTAGCGGCCGTCGG
This window harbors:
- the rsmI gene encoding 16S rRNA (cytidine(1402)-2'-O)-methyltransferase, encoding MTAMADPNAPSAATFTYAIDGHGFRARPIEAGLYPVATPIGNLGDVSLRALEVLAAADVVVCEDTRVSRTLLDRYGIARPLAPYHDHNAARERPRLLAMLRGGMSVALISDAGTPLVSDPGYKLVEEALAEGIKVVPVPGASAILAALVAAGLPTDAFTFLGFLPPKTAGRRARLAAFADVPTTLVLYEAPHRAAEALADMAAVLGADRPGALARELTKRFEEVRRGTLGDLAAGALADPPRGEIVLVAGPPPERVAAVDDVDALLAAALATTGPGQAAAEVAKATGRPRKEVYARALALRPLLGGGEDDDGEG
- a CDS encoding TolB family protein, translated to MRRSNVVSGALAGVALLMACAPASAADPAHTIVSDYRLVRGDFAGSTFPDHPEGLLGSDDGGHVTADGRAVLIATEAPLAPANPANDGEDLFLVDVATHTAKLVSASAGGVGGDKFSLWGALSADGRYAVFDSAATNLVPQATKAFTSIYRKDLATGSILRVSVSNTGAAGNASSGTPSISRDGSRIAFESFATNLVKPAPAATPQIYLRDVTAGRTRLVSTTAGGIAGDGYSERPQLRADGRAVVFVSRATNLVAPDANGDHWDIFHKDLVTGAITRVSQDAKGVQFPGDSVLPALSRDGRKVAFTVGRDSSFVRQIHVKDLVTGALTLVSADSAGTAGWGDSYSPSFSPSGRLVMFISDAPDLVEGCGGSRNVFVKDLASAAIWCLTRPDGTPMLRRFGAVFEAEFTPGGRGFAISTTAQLSGRDKVKNVADVYVGRFTAAFVAEAKP
- a CDS encoding penicillin-binding protein activator, which codes for MSEYERAAGSRPAATGRLTRRSVLTLFGGTAMLAGCSPTTGPSGPSVGGGQLLPAPVTPTAPTGEVIGSGSVRVALLLPKSAGGNGAAVAATMRNAAQLALSDFVGNDVTLMVKDTGGTPEGAARAATAAVAERAELILGPLFAAEVKAVAPVALGANVPVISFSSDPSAASSGVYVMGFMVDDQVRQVVSYAASQGRRSLAAIVSDGAYGTLAEAALRESAARSGARIIQVERAAAGNVAAAAAAVAANAVQLDALFVPDGPGFAPAVADALKGNGVDLSRVKLLGTGVWNDPAVYSSPSLAGGWFPVPDLSGYQSFAGRYRASFGGEPQQVTSLAYDAVVLAAGLVKAAGAQRFQRNVLTNPDGFLSAVNGLFRFNADGTNDRGLAIYEATAGGPKLLQPAPRSFAGA